A genomic window from Cucumis melo cultivar AY chromosome 8, USDA_Cmelo_AY_1.0, whole genome shotgun sequence includes:
- the LOC103491600 gene encoding protein DYAD isoform X3, whose amino-acid sequence MTEEDKLNDEANSLITEVPIIPGFKKRKRLSLSRLKEVKASFHAKQGQSTCVSNSSRKCKLKKSESTTNRWTPERYRLAELSMLEVMKAEGATFANPVPRPVLRMAARKHIGDTGLLDHLLKHIDGKVAPGGAERFRRWFNANGIMEYWLENADLVNIRQEAGVQDPYWVPQSRPLHACANFQDSQSSEEMRLLRAEMTKMKRDMQELASKFRDQERLNSMEMIHEELMKREAVAEKHRNEITGCLKGLQGILSGELMTWKTKVELQLMEISSSLGCIQPSKQLLTSPASKKWEDWLERTNLDNFQDDEIASWFEGNNTFSVQGQQDVIFQDSYRPFASFELYGNNSVQDIGREGEQEHINKWSKIKRDDMEKQEDYGANITPDSSATGNSTSEFNTSVHMFQELFSWKAKMEKQVMELWNSVRELQASSSSHFKESGIGSTFKG is encoded by the exons ATGACTGAGGAAGATAAGTTGAATGATGAAGCCAACTCTTTAATTACTGAAGTTCCAATTATACCCGGATTTAAGAAGAGGAAGCGTCTTAGCCTTAGTAGACTCAAGGAGGTGAAAGCATCTTTTCATGCAAAACAAGGGCAAAGTACTTGTGTTAGTAATAGTTCTAGGAAGTGTAAGCTAAAGAAGAGTGAGAGTACAACAAATAGATGGACACCTGAGAG GTATAGGCTGGCAGAGCTAAGTATGTTGGAGGTTATGAAGGCAGAGGGAGCAACATTTGCAAACCCAGTCCCACGTCCAGTGTTGAGAATGGCAGCTCGTAAGCATATTGGTGACACTGGCCTTCTTGACCACCTTCTGAAACACATTGATGGCAAGGTAGCACCAGGTGGGGCTGAGCGATTTCGGAGGTGGTTCAATGCTAATGGAATAATGGAGTATTGGCTTGAAAATGCTGATCTTGTAAATATTAGACAGGAAGCTGGTGTGCAGGACCCGTATTGGGTTCCTCAATCTAGACCATTGCATGCTTGTGCCAACTTCCAAGATTCTCAATCTTCTGAGGAAATGAGGCTTCTTAGGGCTGAAATGACCAAAATGAAGAG AGATATGCAGGAATTGGCATCGAAATTTCGGGATCAAGAACGGCTTAACTCCATGGAG ATGATTCATGAGGAATTGATGAAAAGGGAAGCTGTGGCTGAGAAACACAGAAATGAGATTACTGGATGTTTGAAGGGTCTGCAG GGCATACTTTCTGGTGAATTGATGACTTGGAAAACAAAGGTTGAGCTGCAGCTAATGGAAATTTCCAGTTCTTTGGGTTGTATACAACCTTCAAAGCAACTTCTTACAAGTCCTGCTTCTAAAAAATGGGAAGATTGGTTGGAGCGCACCAACCTTGATAATTTTCAGGATGATGAAATTGCATCTTGGTTTGAGGGCAACAATACTTTTAGTGTGCAAGGGCAGCAGGATGTTATATTTCAAGATTCATATCGTCCTTTCGCTTCTTTTGAGTTGTATGGAAATAATTCAGTGCAAGATATTGGTAGAGAAGGAGAGCAGGAACATATAAACAAATGGTCTAAAATAAAGAG AGATGACATGGAGAAACAAGAAGATTATGGGGCAAATATTACCCCTGATTCTTCAGCTACGGGAAATTCAACATCGGAGTTTAATACTTCAGTGCATATGTTTCAG GAGTTATTTAGTTGGAAAGCTAAAATGGAGAAACAGGTGATGGAGTTGTGGAATTCTGTACGCGAGTTACAGGCATCATCATCATCCCATTTCAAGGAATCAGGCATTGGTTCCACGTTTAAGGGGTAA
- the LOC103491600 gene encoding protein DYAD isoform X1, which yields MTEEDKLNDEANSLITEVPIIPGFKKRKRLSLSRLKEVKASFHAKQGQSTCVSNSSRKCKLKKSESTTNRWTPERYRLAELSMLEVMKAEGATFANPVPRPVLRMAARKHIGDTGLLDHLLKHIDGKVAPGGAERFRRWFNANGIMEYWLENADLVNIRQEAGVQDPYWVPQSRPLHACANFQDSQSSEEMRLLRAEMTKMKRDMQELASKFRDQERLNSMEMIHEELMKREAVAEKHRNEITGCLKGLQGILSGELMTWKTKVELQLMEISSSLGCIQPSKQLLTSPASKKWEDWLERTNLDNFQDDEIASWFEGNNTFSVQGQQDVIFQDSYRPFASFELYGNNSVQDIGREGEQEHINKWSKIKRDDMEKQEDYGANITPDSSATGNSTSEFNTSVHMFQEMFQELFSWKAKMEKQVMELWNSVRELQASSSSHFKESGIGSTFKG from the exons ATGACTGAGGAAGATAAGTTGAATGATGAAGCCAACTCTTTAATTACTGAAGTTCCAATTATACCCGGATTTAAGAAGAGGAAGCGTCTTAGCCTTAGTAGACTCAAGGAGGTGAAAGCATCTTTTCATGCAAAACAAGGGCAAAGTACTTGTGTTAGTAATAGTTCTAGGAAGTGTAAGCTAAAGAAGAGTGAGAGTACAACAAATAGATGGACACCTGAGAG GTATAGGCTGGCAGAGCTAAGTATGTTGGAGGTTATGAAGGCAGAGGGAGCAACATTTGCAAACCCAGTCCCACGTCCAGTGTTGAGAATGGCAGCTCGTAAGCATATTGGTGACACTGGCCTTCTTGACCACCTTCTGAAACACATTGATGGCAAGGTAGCACCAGGTGGGGCTGAGCGATTTCGGAGGTGGTTCAATGCTAATGGAATAATGGAGTATTGGCTTGAAAATGCTGATCTTGTAAATATTAGACAGGAAGCTGGTGTGCAGGACCCGTATTGGGTTCCTCAATCTAGACCATTGCATGCTTGTGCCAACTTCCAAGATTCTCAATCTTCTGAGGAAATGAGGCTTCTTAGGGCTGAAATGACCAAAATGAAGAG AGATATGCAGGAATTGGCATCGAAATTTCGGGATCAAGAACGGCTTAACTCCATGGAG ATGATTCATGAGGAATTGATGAAAAGGGAAGCTGTGGCTGAGAAACACAGAAATGAGATTACTGGATGTTTGAAGGGTCTGCAG GGCATACTTTCTGGTGAATTGATGACTTGGAAAACAAAGGTTGAGCTGCAGCTAATGGAAATTTCCAGTTCTTTGGGTTGTATACAACCTTCAAAGCAACTTCTTACAAGTCCTGCTTCTAAAAAATGGGAAGATTGGTTGGAGCGCACCAACCTTGATAATTTTCAGGATGATGAAATTGCATCTTGGTTTGAGGGCAACAATACTTTTAGTGTGCAAGGGCAGCAGGATGTTATATTTCAAGATTCATATCGTCCTTTCGCTTCTTTTGAGTTGTATGGAAATAATTCAGTGCAAGATATTGGTAGAGAAGGAGAGCAGGAACATATAAACAAATGGTCTAAAATAAAGAG AGATGACATGGAGAAACAAGAAGATTATGGGGCAAATATTACCCCTGATTCTTCAGCTACGGGAAATTCAACATCGGAGTTTAATACTTCAGTGCATATGTTTCAG GAAATGTTTCAGGAGTTATTTAGTTGGAAAGCTAAAATGGAGAAACAGGTGATGGAGTTGTGGAATTCTGTACGCGAGTTACAGGCATCATCATCATCCCATTTCAAGGAATCAGGCATTGGTTCCACGTTTAAGGGGTAA
- the LOC103491600 gene encoding protein DYAD isoform X4, which translates to MTEEDKLNDEANSLITEVPIIPGFKKRKRLSLSRLKEVKASFHAKQGQSTCVSNSSRKCKLKKSESTTNRWTPERYRLAELSMLEVMKAEGATFANPVPRPVLRMAARKHIGDTGLLDHLLKHIDGKVAPGGAERFRRWFNANGIMEYWLENADLVNIRQEAGVQDPYWVPQSRPLHACANFQDSQSSEEMRLLRAEMTKMKRDMQELASKFRDQERLNSMEMIHEELMKREAVAEKHRNEITGCLKGLQGILSGELMTWKTKVELQLMEISSSLGCIQPSKQLLTSPASKKWEDWLERTNLDNFQDDEIASWFEGNNTFSVQGQQDVIFQDSYRPFASFELYGNNSVQDIGREGEQEHINKWSKIKSFIWIHS; encoded by the exons ATGACTGAGGAAGATAAGTTGAATGATGAAGCCAACTCTTTAATTACTGAAGTTCCAATTATACCCGGATTTAAGAAGAGGAAGCGTCTTAGCCTTAGTAGACTCAAGGAGGTGAAAGCATCTTTTCATGCAAAACAAGGGCAAAGTACTTGTGTTAGTAATAGTTCTAGGAAGTGTAAGCTAAAGAAGAGTGAGAGTACAACAAATAGATGGACACCTGAGAG GTATAGGCTGGCAGAGCTAAGTATGTTGGAGGTTATGAAGGCAGAGGGAGCAACATTTGCAAACCCAGTCCCACGTCCAGTGTTGAGAATGGCAGCTCGTAAGCATATTGGTGACACTGGCCTTCTTGACCACCTTCTGAAACACATTGATGGCAAGGTAGCACCAGGTGGGGCTGAGCGATTTCGGAGGTGGTTCAATGCTAATGGAATAATGGAGTATTGGCTTGAAAATGCTGATCTTGTAAATATTAGACAGGAAGCTGGTGTGCAGGACCCGTATTGGGTTCCTCAATCTAGACCATTGCATGCTTGTGCCAACTTCCAAGATTCTCAATCTTCTGAGGAAATGAGGCTTCTTAGGGCTGAAATGACCAAAATGAAGAG AGATATGCAGGAATTGGCATCGAAATTTCGGGATCAAGAACGGCTTAACTCCATGGAG ATGATTCATGAGGAATTGATGAAAAGGGAAGCTGTGGCTGAGAAACACAGAAATGAGATTACTGGATGTTTGAAGGGTCTGCAG GGCATACTTTCTGGTGAATTGATGACTTGGAAAACAAAGGTTGAGCTGCAGCTAATGGAAATTTCCAGTTCTTTGGGTTGTATACAACCTTCAAAGCAACTTCTTACAAGTCCTGCTTCTAAAAAATGGGAAGATTGGTTGGAGCGCACCAACCTTGATAATTTTCAGGATGATGAAATTGCATCTTGGTTTGAGGGCAACAATACTTTTAGTGTGCAAGGGCAGCAGGATGTTATATTTCAAGATTCATATCGTCCTTTCGCTTCTTTTGAGTTGTATGGAAATAATTCAGTGCAAGATATTGGTAGAGAAGGAGAGCAGGAACATATAAACAAATGGTCTAAAATAAAGAG TTTCATTTGGATTCATTCATAA
- the LOC103491600 gene encoding protein DYAD isoform X2 gives MTEEDKLNDEANSLITEVPIIPGFKKRKRLSLSRLKEVKASFHAKQGQSTCVSNSSRKCKLKKSESTTNRWTPERLAELSMLEVMKAEGATFANPVPRPVLRMAARKHIGDTGLLDHLLKHIDGKVAPGGAERFRRWFNANGIMEYWLENADLVNIRQEAGVQDPYWVPQSRPLHACANFQDSQSSEEMRLLRAEMTKMKRDMQELASKFRDQERLNSMEMIHEELMKREAVAEKHRNEITGCLKGLQGILSGELMTWKTKVELQLMEISSSLGCIQPSKQLLTSPASKKWEDWLERTNLDNFQDDEIASWFEGNNTFSVQGQQDVIFQDSYRPFASFELYGNNSVQDIGREGEQEHINKWSKIKRDDMEKQEDYGANITPDSSATGNSTSEFNTSVHMFQEMFQELFSWKAKMEKQVMELWNSVRELQASSSSHFKESGIGSTFKG, from the exons ATGACTGAGGAAGATAAGTTGAATGATGAAGCCAACTCTTTAATTACTGAAGTTCCAATTATACCCGGATTTAAGAAGAGGAAGCGTCTTAGCCTTAGTAGACTCAAGGAGGTGAAAGCATCTTTTCATGCAAAACAAGGGCAAAGTACTTGTGTTAGTAATAGTTCTAGGAAGTGTAAGCTAAAGAAGAGTGAGAGTACAACAAATAGATGGACACCTGAGAG GCTGGCAGAGCTAAGTATGTTGGAGGTTATGAAGGCAGAGGGAGCAACATTTGCAAACCCAGTCCCACGTCCAGTGTTGAGAATGGCAGCTCGTAAGCATATTGGTGACACTGGCCTTCTTGACCACCTTCTGAAACACATTGATGGCAAGGTAGCACCAGGTGGGGCTGAGCGATTTCGGAGGTGGTTCAATGCTAATGGAATAATGGAGTATTGGCTTGAAAATGCTGATCTTGTAAATATTAGACAGGAAGCTGGTGTGCAGGACCCGTATTGGGTTCCTCAATCTAGACCATTGCATGCTTGTGCCAACTTCCAAGATTCTCAATCTTCTGAGGAAATGAGGCTTCTTAGGGCTGAAATGACCAAAATGAAGAG AGATATGCAGGAATTGGCATCGAAATTTCGGGATCAAGAACGGCTTAACTCCATGGAG ATGATTCATGAGGAATTGATGAAAAGGGAAGCTGTGGCTGAGAAACACAGAAATGAGATTACTGGATGTTTGAAGGGTCTGCAG GGCATACTTTCTGGTGAATTGATGACTTGGAAAACAAAGGTTGAGCTGCAGCTAATGGAAATTTCCAGTTCTTTGGGTTGTATACAACCTTCAAAGCAACTTCTTACAAGTCCTGCTTCTAAAAAATGGGAAGATTGGTTGGAGCGCACCAACCTTGATAATTTTCAGGATGATGAAATTGCATCTTGGTTTGAGGGCAACAATACTTTTAGTGTGCAAGGGCAGCAGGATGTTATATTTCAAGATTCATATCGTCCTTTCGCTTCTTTTGAGTTGTATGGAAATAATTCAGTGCAAGATATTGGTAGAGAAGGAGAGCAGGAACATATAAACAAATGGTCTAAAATAAAGAG AGATGACATGGAGAAACAAGAAGATTATGGGGCAAATATTACCCCTGATTCTTCAGCTACGGGAAATTCAACATCGGAGTTTAATACTTCAGTGCATATGTTTCAG GAAATGTTTCAGGAGTTATTTAGTTGGAAAGCTAAAATGGAGAAACAGGTGATGGAGTTGTGGAATTCTGTACGCGAGTTACAGGCATCATCATCATCCCATTTCAAGGAATCAGGCATTGGTTCCACGTTTAAGGGGTAA